One part of the Xiphophorus maculatus strain JP 163 A chromosome 1, X_maculatus-5.0-male, whole genome shotgun sequence genome encodes these proteins:
- the kif3b gene encoding kinesin-like protein KIF3B → MSKTKSSESVKVVVRCRPMNDKEKASKFEQMVSVDVKLGQIMVRNPREASELPKVFTFDSVYDCNSKQIDLYDETFRPLVDSVLLGFNGTIFAYGQTGTGKTYTMEGVRNDPERRGVIPNSFEHIFTHISRSQNQQYLVRASYLEIYQEEIRDLLSKDQSHRLELRERPDTGVYVKDLSSFVTKSAREIEHVMNVGNQNRSVGSTNMNEHSSRSHAIFVITVECSELGVDGENHIRVGKLNLVDLAGSERQTKTGAQGERLKEATKINLSLSALGNVISALVDGRSSHIPYRDSKLTRLLQDSLGGNARTVMVANIGPASYNVEETLTTLRYANRAKNIKNKPHVNEDPKDALLREFQEEIARLKEQLEKRVGKKKKRRQRRRGGEGSDGEDLEDGETEDDDEGEGGGDYWREQQEKLEREKKAVLEDHSLVAEEKDRLLREKERKMEDLKKEREVGEMLAAKVKAMESKLLVGGKNIVDHTNEQQRMLELRRQEIAEQKRREREMQQQMESRDEETLELKETYSSLQQEVDIKTKKLKKLFSKLQAVKAEIQDIQEEHIKERQEHEQTQNELTRELKLKHLIIENFIPLEDKNKILNRAFFDDEEECWKMKAITRIEDDHQMMSRPPSAVGYRRPLSHHAHIAMRTKPDMRYKAENILLLDMDLPSRTTKEYQEPVIAPKVAAALEDALRDEDEIQVDASGFHSSSGPTPPASASSSLKKPKSGRPRTSKKSSTPTSPFSPCSLASPLYPQSRGLVPK, encoded by the exons ATGTCCAAGACCAAGAGCTCCGAGTCCGTCAAGGTGGTGGTCCGCTGTCGTCCCATGAATGACAAAGAGAAGGCCTCTAAATTTGAACAAATGGTTTCCGTTGATGTCAAACTGGGTCAGATTATGGTCAGGAACCCGCGTGAAGCCAGCGAGCTCCCCAAAGTCTTTACTTTTGATTCAGTTTACGACTGTAACTCGAAACAAATAGATCTGTATGACGAAACCTTCCGGCCTCTGGTCGATTCTGTTCTCCTTGGCTTCAATGGGACCATTTTTGCTTACGGCCAAACGGGGACGGGAAAGACGTACACAATGGAGGGAGTGAGAAATGATCCGGAGAGGAGAGGAGTGATCCCCAACTCCTTTGAGCACATATTCACGCACATTTCACGCTCCCAGAACCAGCAGTACCTCGTGAGAGCGTCATATCTGGAAATTTACCAAGAGGAGATCCGGGACCTGCTCTCCAAAGACCAATCCCACCGCCTGGAGCTCCGGGAGCGGCCCGACACGGGTGTGTACGTGAAGGACCTTTCGTCGTTTGTCACCAAGAGCGCGCGGGAGATCGAACACGTGATGAACGTGGGCAACCAGAACCGTTCGGTTGGTTCCACGAACATGAACGAGCACAGCTCGCGCTCTCATGCGATCTTTGTCATCACGGTGGAGTGCAGCGAGTTGGGCGTGGATGGAGAGAACCACATCAGGGTGGGTAAGCTGAACCTGGTGGATTTGGCTGGAAGCGAAAGGCAGACAAAGACCGGCGCTCAAGGCGAGAGACTGAAAGAAGCCACTAAGATAAACCTTTCGCTTTCCGCCCTGGGAAACGTCATATCGGCTCTGGTGGACGGCAGGAGCAGCCACATCCCCTACCGAGATTCCAAACTCACCCGCCTGCTGCAGGACTCCCTGGGAGGAAACGCCCGCACTGTGATGGTCGCCAACATCGGCCCGGCGTCCTACAACGTCGAAGAGACCCTGACCACGCTGCGCTACGCCAACCGGGCCAAGAACATCAAGAATAAGCCGCACGTCAACGAGGACCCCAAGGACGCCCTGCTCAGGGAGTTCCAGGAGGAGATCGCCCGGCTGAAGGAGCAGCTGGAGAAACGCGtggggaagaagaaaaagaggaggcagaggaggaggggaggggaaGGAAGCGACGGAGAAGACCTGGAGGACGGAGAGACGGAGGACGACGACGAAGGAGAAGGAGGCGGCGACTACTGGAGGGAGCagcaggagaagctggagcggGAGAAGAAGGCCGTCCTGGAGGACCACAGTCTGGTGGCCGAGGAGAAGGATCGGCTGCTCAGGGAAAAGGAGAGGAAAATGGAAGActtgaagaaagaaagagaagtcgGTGAAATGCTTGCAGCTAAAGTTAAg GCGATGGAGAGCAAGCTTCTTGTAGGTGGGAAAAATATTGTTGATCACACCAATGAGCAGCAGAGGATGCTGGAGCTGAGGAGGCAGGAGATTGCTGAACAG aaacggagagagagagagatgcagCAGCAGATGGAGAGTCGTGATGAAGAGACTCTGGAGCTGAAGGAGACCTACAGCTCTCTGCAGCAGGAGGTCGACATCAAGACCAAGAAGCTGAAAAAG ctgttttccaAGCTGCAGGCGGTGAAGGCAGAAATTCAGGACATCCAGGAGGAGCACATCAAGGAGCGGCAGGAACACGAACAGACCCAGAACGAGCTCACCAGAGAACTCAAACTCAA ACATCTGATCATCGAAAACTTCATTCCTCTGGAGGACAAGAACAAAATCCTCAACAGGGCTTTCTTCGACGATGAGGAAGAGTGCTGGAAGATGAAGGCCATCACTCGCATTGAGGA CGACCATCAGATGATGTCCCGGCCCCCGTCTGCCGTGGGCTACAGGAGGCCCCTCAGTCACCATGCTCACATCGCCATGAGGACGAAGCCTGACATGAGATACAAA GCTGAAAACATCCTGCTGCTGGACATGGACCTGCCTTCTCGGACCACTAAGGAGTACCAAGAGCCAGTCATCGCTCCAAAGGTGGCAGCAGCCCTGGAGGACGCTCTTAGAGACGAGGATGAGATCCAAGTAGATGCTTCAGGCTTCCACAGCAGCTCGGGACCGACCCCGCCTGCCAGTGCCAGCAGCAGCCTTAAGAAACCAAAGTCTGG TCGACCCAGAACAAGCAAGAAGTCGAGCACGCCAACCTCTCCATTCAGCCCTTGCAGTCTAGCATCCCCTCTCTACCCACAATCCCGCGGCCTGGTGCCCAAGTGA
- the LOC102217682 gene encoding protein-L-isoaspartate O-methyltransferase domain-containing protein 2-like — MGGAVSAGEDNDDLIDNLKEAYYIRTDLVERAFRAIDRADYYLDEYRDNAYKDLAWRHGNIHLSAPCIYSEVMEALELHPGLSFLNLGSGTGYLSTMVGLILGPFGVNHGIELHADVIEYAYQKLDSFIKTSDSFDKFEFCEPSFVVGNCLEIPPESRHYDRVYCGAGVQKEHEEYMKNLLKVGGILVMPLEEKLTKIIRTGPSSWETKKIISVSFAPLVLPKHSPKSKPKTAPLPKYEVRTLQELARICIRHTLRVTTDGGDGQARGRGSSFSVGRGLAAAGLHKYGPRFKRRRVHRRHCNTLMLATRQVVAGGGMAPASLDSNNNQEGRVEDEEAVVERQARRPARGSRRAGRGRLVEEEETVEEEEEEAAERDEEEEEEEEKETGELLRPQPAVNVLRERILGLPLPEPLKMYLLYYREK, encoded by the exons ATGGGAGGAGCTGTTAGTGCCGGCGAGGACAACGACGACCTGATCGACAACTTGAAGGAGGCTTACTACATCCGCACGGACCTGGTGGAGCGAGCTTTCAGAGCCATCGACCGGGCCGACTACTACTTGGATGAATACCGGGACAACGCCTACAAG GACCTTGCCTGGCGCCATGGGAACATCCATCTGTCTGCGCCGTGCATCTACTCCGAGGTGATGGAGGCTTTGGAGCTGCATCCCGGCCTCTCCTTCCTCAACCTGGGCAGCGGGACCGGCTACCTCAGCACCATGGTCGGGCTCATTCTGG GACCGTTCGGGGTGAATCACGGAATAGAGCTGCATGCAGATGTGATCGAGTACGCCTACCAGAAGCTGGACTCCTTCATCAAAACCAGTGATAGTTTCGACAA gtttgAGTTCTGTGAGCCGTCCTTTGTGGTGGGTAACTGCCTGGAGATCCCCCCCGAGAGCCGCCACTATGACAGGGTCTACTGTGGCGCCGGGGTGCAGAAGGAACACGAGGAGTACATGAAGAACCTGCTGAAGGTGGGGGGCATCCTGGTGATGCCTCTGGAGGAGAAG CTGACCAAGATCATCCGCACCGGACCGAGCAGCTGGGAGACGAAGAAAATCATCTCTGTGTCTTTTGCTCCCCTGGTTCTGCCTAAACACAGCCCCAAGAGCAAACCCAAGACGGCACCTTTGC CCAAGTACGAGGTGCGGACGTTACAGGAACTGGCCCGCATCTGCATCCGCCACACCCTACGGGTGACCACAGATGGAGGGGACGGTCAGGCGCGGGGCCGGGGCTCCTCCTTCAGCGTGGGCCGGGGCCTGGCGGCGGCCGGCCTCCACAAGTACGGCCCGCGCTTTAAGCGCCGCCGCGTCCACCGGCGCCACTGCAACACCCTCATGCTCGCCACCCGCCAGGTGGTGGCCGGTGGCGGGATGGCCCCCGCCTCCCTGGACAGCAACAACAACCAAGAGGGGCGAGTGGAGGACGAGGAGGCGGTCGTAGAGCGGCAGGCCAGGCGGCCGGCGAGGGGCAGCAGGAGAGCGGGTAGGGGGAggctggtggaggaggaggagacggtagaggaggaggaggaggaggcggcggaacgggatgaagaggaggaggaggaggaggagaaggaaacaGGCGAACTGCTGCGACCCCAGCCGGCCGTCAACGTCCTGAGAGAGAGGATCCTGGGGCTGCCGCTGCCCGAGCCGCTCAAAATGTACCTGCTGTACTACCGGGAGAAATGA